In Tiliqua scincoides isolate rTilSci1 chromosome 1, rTilSci1.hap2, whole genome shotgun sequence, the following are encoded in one genomic region:
- the PLEKHD1 gene encoding pleckstrin homology domain-containing family D member 1, whose amino-acid sequence MFTSKSNSVSPSPSMEQADSDALDISTKVQLYGVLWKRPFGRPSAKWSRRFFIIKESFLLYYAENEKKNFENNRYFNIHPKGVIPLGGCIVEAKEEPNMPYAMKISHEDFHGNIVLAAESEYEQAQWLEMLQESGKVTWRNAQLGEAMIETLEAQGLQLAKEKQEYLDKLMEETEELCLQREQTEALERLNQVLEAEKQQFEEVVQDLRVEQEQIKRELEMTARSLKGVEEEKKGLRSLTDTLQTTLEELSLEKQRTLEMLEESKNRLEPQANPSKQPGLQSSLHQIEAKMHQLLEEKLLAEKRMKENEARSRALEEEREFYSSQSQALQNSLSELTAEKQQTERDLKAEVKVRMDLEKRLQEAEEALQSLEQGLNCLHRNKEKEEKMKADVSNLKKFFEECIRTAELEAKMPVIMKNSVYLHKAATRRIKSCRFHRRRSSNSWNDLRQSHSFMYAEAESIEELKQAAKRLTQDQYFRETIYQIMMSQKDSSSGTKK is encoded by the exons GTTCTTTATAATCAAGGAGAGTTTTCTGCTTTACTATGCTGAGAATGAAAAGAAGAACTTTGAAAACAATCGGTACTTTAATATACACCCCAAG GGTGTCATACCTCTTGGTGGCTGCATTGTAGAAGCCAAAGAAGAGCCCAACATGCCTTATGCAATGAAAATCTCCCACGAGGACTTCCAT ggTAATATTGTCCTAGCAGCAGAATCAGAGTATGAACAGGCCCAGTGGTTGGAGATGCTACAGGAGTCTGGAAAAGT gaCCTGGAGAAATGCTCAGCTGGGAGAAGCCATGATTGAGACCCTTGAGGCACAGGGACTTCAGCTTGCCAAAGAAAAACAGGAGTATTTAG ATAAACTGATGGAGGAGACAGAGGAGCTGTGTCTGCAGAGGGAGCAGACAGAG GCACTAGAGCGCCTGAACCAGGTGTTggaagcagagaagcagcagtTTGAGGAGGTTGTGCAAGACCTGCGAGTGGAGCAAGAGCAGATTAAGCG AGAGCTGGAAATGACAGCCCGGTCCCTTAAaggagtggaggaggagaagaaaggactTCGGAGTTTGACAGACACACTGCAGACAACACTGGAA gaACTCTCCCTGGAAAAGCAACGAACTCTGGAAATGCTGGAAGAGAGTAAGAATCGGCTGGAACCCCAAGCTAACCCTAGTAAACAACCAGGTCTGCAGAGCAGCCTGCACCAGATTGAGGCGAAGATGCACCAGCTGCTAGAAGAGAAACTCCTGGCTGAAAAAAG AATGAAGGAAAATGAGGCGCGCTCCCGGGCACTGGAAGAGGAGCGGGAGTTCTATTCCTCCCAGTCCCAGGCCTTGCAGAACTCGCTGTCTGAGCTCACTGCAGAGAAGCAGCAGACTGAGCGAGACCTCAAG GCAGAGGTGAAGGTGCGCATGGATCTGGAGAAGCGCCTGCAGGAGGCAGAGGAGGCCCTGCAGAGCCTTGAGCAAGGTCTGAATTGCCTGCATCGTAacaaagagaaggaggaaaaaatgaaAGCTGATGTCAGCAATCTTAAAA AATTCTTTGAGGAATGCATCCGGACTGCCGAATTAGAGGCCAAAATGCCAGTGATCATGAAGAACTCTGTGTACCTCCACAAGGCTGCCACTCGTAGGATAAAAAGCTGCCGATTTCACCGCAGAAGATCCAGCAACTCGTGGAATGATT TGCGGCAGTCACACTCATTCATGTATGCGGAGGCTGAAAGCATAGAAGAGCTGAAGCAAGCGGCCAAGAGGCTGACCCAGGACCAGTACTTCCGGGAGACCATCTATCAAATCATGATGTCACAGAAAGATTCATCTTCAGGCACCAAAAAGTGA